The Trueperaceae bacterium genomic sequence CCCCACCGTCTTCCGCAGCTTGCTGAGGGCGACCCGCAGGTTGGCGGCCGGATCGCCGCCCACCAGGTCACCCCACAACAGGTCGAGCAAAGCTTCGCGGCTGTGTCTTTGCGGGCGCACAGCCAGATAGCACAAGAGTGCGGTGGCCTTGGCGGGAAGAGCTAGCGCCGCCCCGCCCAGCTCGAGCCGCGCCTCCCCCAGGAGCATCACTCTCAGCGGTGTCAGTCGACTCGCCTCCAACTTTCGGCACCGCACTTTACCACTCAGGCGATCCCCTTCAGAGCGTTGCTTCAAGGCTTCGGCAGCGGTTTTACGATCCGTTTACGACGCGTAACTAGACTCCTCTTGACCGCAGCGGAAGCGCAACGACAGGGAGACCCAATGAGCGGACCGAAAAGCGAAGGCGCGTTCGCCTACCTGCTTCGGGGTTGGGAGGAGCGGCTGGGCGACGAGGATTCCGCCGAGGATCCCTGTCTGTCTTCCTGGCGCTTCAGCCTCGAGGACCCTCACACCGGCGCCCGCTACGGTTTCGCGTCGCTAGCACTGTTGACGGCGGCGCTCGAACGACGGATGGAACGTAAGGAGGAGGAGTGATGAGAGAAGCGAATCTGAACCTGCGACGACTGCCAATGACGGCACTCCTGGTCATTGCCCTGGTGGCCTGTGGCCAAACGACGCCCGGCCGAGGCAACGACGGCGGCGGCAGCGGGACGATCGACTATGCTCCGGAACCGGCTCCGGCAAGTAACGTCATCGCCTACGTCGCCGCAGGGGGCGACGAGATCCGCTTGATCGACCCGGACGGCAGCAACGACCGCCGGTTATGGGCCCACGGCCTCGCCGATCCCGAATCGGTATACGACGTCTGGAGCATGGAGTGGAACACGTCGGCCACCAGGCTGGCGTTCGCCAGCACCCACGAGAACTGGTGCTCGCTGTTCGCCTCCGACATCTTCTACGTAGGCTCCGATGGCAGCGGCTACAGCCGGGTCACCCAGGCACCGGCCTGCGAGCAACTCGACAACTTCCCTCAGGGAACGGTGCAGGTGCCGGTCAAGAACTGGGGTCTCGACTCCTTCTCCGGCTTCATGTACTTCCAGGGCGCGGCCAGCATCGAGGCGGTCAACCTGCCGGCGAACGGCAGCGGCATGGTTACGTTCGATAACGTAGCCGACGTGGGTGACGGCGAGGACTGGCAGCAGGTCGGAACCGTCATCGTCGGGCCGAACCGGGAGATCAGCTTCTCGACGATCGTCGACGTTGCGGAGAACTCGACGGTGACGACCTCGGAAGCGTCCGTCTACACGCCGTCCACATTCTGGGAAGCGCGCTCGCCCACCTGGAGTCGAACCGGCAACGAAGTAGGGTTCATCTACAACTTCAACTCGTTCACCAGCCTCCCCGTGGAACCGGGACCGCTCGAGTTCGGTACGGCGCTACTCGCCGAGGACGCCATCCTGCCCGGCTACACCGACCACCTCTCGTGGGGCCCCACCCCGGAGACGGCCGACAGCATGCTCTACTTCGGCAGCGACTCCTTCGACGGCGTCGCCGCCATCTACCTCGTTGAGAAGGGCAGCACGAGTGCGGGCGACCCGATACTGACGCTGAACGACTCCTTCGAACAGGTGCTGGACCTGGCCTGGCTCCCCGACGGCTCCGGGTTCGTCTTCTCGCTCACCGACGGCGTGTACGACGACGCGACCGGCCACTCGGACCTCTACCGCTACCGGTTCGGTGACGCGAACGCCGTCGCCCTCACCGACCTGAGCACCAGCGCCGAGTTCGCCGGGCGCTTCAGCCTCTCCCCCGACGGGCAGCAGATCGCCTTCGAACTGGCGACCGACATCAGCGACAGCGGCTTCGACCTCGTCGATCCCGACATCTGGATTCTGGATGTCGATTCCGGAACGGCGGAGCTGCTGGTCGAGGATGCTCGAGCGCCGGCCTGGAGTTGGTGAGGGGGGCCCCGCTCCAGATCGAAGTCACCGCGTACCGTCCAGGCTGAACTGCACCTTCATGCGACTCGGATCGTGCTGGGCGACCTCCAGCCCCTCACGGAACTCCTCGATGGGAAGCACATGCGAGATCAATGGTTCGGTGCGGACCGCGCCGGAACGGATCAGCGATATGGCCTCCGGGAAGGTTCGGTTCACGGCGAAAGAGCCCATCAGAGTGAGGTCTCTGCGGAAGAGCTGGTACGGGGAGACGGAGATCCGGGACACCTCGGGCGCAACCCCGAACACCCATATCGTGCCGGCTGGGCGGACTCGAGCCATGGCGGCCTCCAGGACCGAGGGGACACCGGTGGCGTCGACCACCAGTTCGAAGCCGGAGGGAGCGAAAGTGTCGAGGCGGCGTGCTTCGTCGGGTGTGAGCGCAGCGTCGGCTCCCAACTCCTTGGCGATCGCGAGTCGGCTCTCGACCACGTCGACCATCGCGACCCTAACCGCTCCGGCCGTTCTGAGCGCCTGCAACAGAAGACAGCCCATCGGCCCTGCGCCGTAGATCAAGGCGCTGTATCCACTAGGCAAGGTGAGCCGACACAGCCCCCAGGCCACGCAGGCGAGCGGCTCGATCAGCGCAGCGACCTCGAACGACAGGTCACCGATCGGGTAGACGCTGCGCTCGGGCGCCACCAGGTAGCGGGCGAAGGCCCCGTCACGCGTGACGCCGATCGCCTGGAGGTCGACGCACTGGTTGAAAGCGCCGCGCAGACACTCGTCGCAAGTCAGACAGGCGACGTTGGGATCGACGGTAACGCGGTCCCCAACCCTGCGCCTGAGTACTCCCTCGCCGACCGCCACGACAGTTCCCGCGAACTCGTGACCAGGCGTGACGGGTAGCCTGGCGAGCTCATACTGCCCGCGCAGGATGTGGATATCCGTTCCGCACACGCCTGCCCGGGCAACCTCGATGAGCACCTCGCCGGCGGCGGGCTTCGGCAACTCCAGTCGCTCGACCGCTACCTGGTTCGGCGCCAGGATCCGCGCGGCAGTCATCTCAAG encodes the following:
- a CDS encoding zinc-dependent alcohol dehydrogenase family protein, with the protein product MTAARILAPNQVAVERLELPKPAAGEVLIEVARAGVCGTDIHILRGQYELARLPVTPGHEFAGTVVAVGEGVLRRRVGDRVTVDPNVACLTCDECLRGAFNQCVDLQAIGVTRDGAFARYLVAPERSVYPIGDLSFEVAALIEPLACVAWGLCRLTLPSGYSALIYGAGPMGCLLLQALRTAGAVRVAMVDVVESRLAIAKELGADAALTPDEARRLDTFAPSGFELVVDATGVPSVLEAAMARVRPAGTIWVFGVAPEVSRISVSPYQLFRRDLTLMGSFAVNRTFPEAISLIRSGAVRTEPLISHVLPIEEFREGLEVAQHDPSRMKVQFSLDGTR